In a genomic window of Nostoc sp. UHCC 0870:
- a CDS encoding M4 family metallopeptidase, translating to MARNKQKSSRLNCNHSTQTRCPICCVIPPHMLENVAVNGTEQQRNWAFNTLNLSAQLRGRRDIIGNISFAPSPGEKSRTVYDAKNLQQLPGTIVRSEGDPPSNDEAVDEAYDAAGATYDLFYELFERNSIDNKGLRLDSTVHYGVKYENAFWNGDQMVYGDGDGELFDRFTKCIDVIAHELTHGVTQYEAALIYYGEPGALNESFSDVFGALVKQRVKNQTVEEADWIIGEGLLMPTVKGMGIRSMKEPGTAYDDPVLGKDPQPGHVKDQYTGWADNGGVHINSGIPNRAFYLAAMEIGGYAWEKAGKIWYIALCDRLRSKADFKKAADVTVQIASELYGDGSREHQAVQNAWQQVGVLS from the coding sequence ATGGCTAGAAATAAACAGAAATCATCTAGGTTGAATTGTAATCATTCTACCCAAACTAGGTGTCCTATATGTTGTGTTATCCCGCCGCATATGCTGGAAAATGTGGCGGTGAATGGTACAGAACAGCAGCGCAATTGGGCTTTCAACACATTAAATCTTTCGGCACAGTTGCGTGGACGTAGAGACATCATTGGAAATATTTCTTTTGCACCTTCTCCTGGGGAAAAAAGCCGCACAGTATATGATGCTAAAAATCTTCAGCAACTACCAGGAACTATAGTACGCAGTGAAGGTGATCCCCCTAGCAATGATGAAGCAGTAGACGAAGCCTATGATGCGGCTGGTGCGACTTATGATTTGTTTTATGAACTATTTGAGCGCAATTCCATTGATAATAAGGGGCTGCGTTTAGATTCAACAGTGCATTATGGTGTGAAATACGAAAACGCCTTTTGGAATGGCGACCAAATGGTTTACGGTGATGGTGATGGAGAATTATTTGACCGTTTTACTAAGTGTATTGATGTGATTGCACATGAGTTAACGCATGGTGTAACTCAGTATGAAGCAGCGTTGATATATTATGGCGAACCAGGGGCTTTAAATGAATCCTTCTCTGATGTGTTTGGTGCTTTGGTGAAACAGAGGGTAAAAAATCAGACAGTTGAAGAAGCTGACTGGATTATTGGAGAGGGTTTACTGATGCCAACTGTCAAAGGTATGGGTATTCGCTCTATGAAAGAGCCAGGCACAGCATATGATGATCCTGTATTGGGTAAAGACCCCCAACCTGGCCATGTTAAAGACCAATATACTGGCTGGGCTGATAATGGTGGGGTGCATATCAACTCAGGTATTCCCAACCGTGCTTTCTATCTAGCTGCGATGGAAATAGGCGGTTACGCTTGGGAGAAGGCAGGTAAAATTTGGTATATTGCTTTGTGCGATCGCCTGCGTTCTAAAGCTGATTTTAAAAAAGCTGCTGATGTTACTGTGCAAATAGCTAGCGAACTCTACGGGGATGGGAGTAGAGAACATCAAGCAGTACAGAATGCTTGGCAACAGGTGGGAGTTTTAAGTTAA
- a CDS encoding protealysin inhibitor emfourin, with protein MNFELLTLSTMQVSLERTGGFTGISKKISVDTNTLPLQVAKELSELLEAADFFQLPEQIISDNSQCDRFQYRLTVEDHGQQHSVITSEAALTNALKTLIEYLTQVTQSS; from the coding sequence TTGAATTTTGAATTGTTAACCCTCTCAACCATGCAGGTATCTTTAGAACGGACGGGTGGCTTTACTGGGATTAGTAAAAAAATTAGCGTTGACACTAATACTCTCCCACTCCAGGTAGCTAAGGAACTGTCAGAACTGCTAGAAGCGGCAGATTTTTTTCAGCTACCTGAGCAAATTATTTCTGATAATTCTCAGTGCGATCGCTTTCAATATAGGTTAACGGTAGAAGATCATGGTCAACAGCATTCAGTGATTACCAGTGAAGCTGCACTAACTAACGCTTTAAAAACTCTAATTGAATACCTCACTCAAGTCACACAATCTAGTTAA
- a CDS encoding cobalamin-binding protein: MEDSSIRIISLIPSGTEILAVLGLTDAIVGRSHECDYPPEITDRPICTQARLDSNIPSSNIHNQINDLLQSALSIYHVKTDILEKLQPTHILTQDQCQVCAVSLNEVEKAVSELTQSTPQIISLQPNLLEDVWNDIERVAHIFGVDSVQVLENLEARVTICQQRIQGLSLAELPTVACIEWTDPLMVAANWIPEIVNLAGGQSLFCVTGQPSPHLRWETLLVTNPDIIVFMPCGFDLHRTRQEAQLITQNPDWQKLHATKSGRVYITDGNAYFNRPGPRLVDSLEIMAEILHPEIFDYGYRGTAWERL, encoded by the coding sequence ATGGAAGATTCTAGTATCAGAATTATTTCGCTAATACCTAGTGGTACAGAAATTTTAGCAGTCTTGGGTTTAACAGATGCGATTGTAGGGCGATCGCATGAATGTGACTATCCCCCAGAAATCACAGATCGTCCTATTTGTACCCAAGCTCGTTTAGATAGCAATATTCCCAGCAGTAACATCCATAATCAGATCAATGATCTACTACAATCTGCCCTCAGTATCTATCACGTCAAGACAGATATTCTAGAAAAATTACAGCCTACCCATATCTTGACCCAAGATCAGTGTCAGGTTTGTGCAGTCAGCTTAAACGAAGTAGAAAAAGCAGTTTCCGAACTTACCCAAAGTACACCTCAAATCATCTCCTTACAACCTAATCTACTGGAGGATGTTTGGAATGACATTGAACGAGTAGCGCATATCTTTGGTGTAGATTCAGTTCAAGTGTTAGAAAACTTAGAGGCTCGCGTTACAATTTGTCAACAAAGAATCCAAGGACTGTCTTTAGCAGAATTACCAACTGTCGCCTGTATCGAGTGGACAGACCCTCTCATGGTCGCCGCCAATTGGATTCCTGAAATAGTCAACTTGGCCGGGGGACAATCACTATTTTGTGTCACGGGTCAACCTTCTCCCCATTTGCGATGGGAAACACTGTTAGTCACCAATCCAGATATCATAGTTTTTATGCCTTGCGGTTTTGACTTACATCGCACCCGTCAAGAAGCTCAATTAATCACCCAAAATCCTGATTGGCAAAAACTTCACGCTACTAAAAGCGGTAGAGTCTACATTACTGATGGCAATGCCTACTTTAACCGTCCAGGGCCTAGACTAGTAGATTCTCTAGAAATTATGGCAGAAATTTTACATCCAGAAATTTTTGACTATGGCTACAGAGGTACTGCTTGGGAACGGTTATAA